A stretch of Lactuca sativa cultivar Salinas chromosome 6, Lsat_Salinas_v11, whole genome shotgun sequence DNA encodes these proteins:
- the LOC122194867 gene encoding protein FAR1-RELATED SEQUENCE 5-like — MAGGKNNGNRGCWVFFVAIVVVSGKDAENQFKFNDNEADYTIDDDNIEFQKEQSHVTHDYVSPGGSSYWIPVVSDNIKPKINSIFDSYTTTLSMYYNYASLAGFDVRLGPFRTTESGITTQRHLLCNREGKPTTSKVDTLDPQHNKIQRRKDSFRCECKTKIVVILLHSTNKYNVVEFVEQHNHMLFGKDNMFLSHTKRKIDYSQEMFIHNLSKQNIDASKAHRLYSGLQGGSDIRGGLVSDFKNSTRNLNSYIGDRDEKFLVLKMLERKKNIPSFSFDFRVVEKKLNTIFWADKTAKYNYNAFGDVVSLDATFSMNKYY; from the exons ATGGCAG GTGGAAAAAACAATGGTAACCGGGGATGTTGGGTGTTCTTCGTGGCTATAGTGGTGGTTTCCGGCAAAG ATGCAGAAAATCAATTCAAGTTCAACGATAATGAGGCAGATTATACTATAGACGATGATAACATTGAATTTCAGAAAG AACAATCTCATGTTACACATGATTATGTATCTCCTGGTGGATCATCGTATTGGATTCCTGTTGTTTCAGACAACATCAAACCTAAAATCAATTCAATTTTTGATTCATATACAACAACATTATCAATGTATTACAATTATGCATCATTAGCAGGTTTTGATGTCAGGCTTGGACCATTTAGAACAACCGAATCTGGCATTACCACACAACGACATTTGTTATGCAATCGGGAAGGTAAACCAACAACATCTAAAGTGGATACCTTGGACCCTCAACATAATAAGATTCAGAGAAGGAAAGACTCATTTAGGTGCGAATGCAAAACGAAAATTGTTGTTATTCTACTACATAGTACTaataaatataatgttgttgaatTTGTTGAACAACataatcatatgttgtttggtaaGGACAATATGTTTTTGTCTCATACAAAGAGGAAAATTGATTATTCACAAGAGATGTTTATTCATAACTTGTCAAAGCAAAATATTGATGCCTCAAAAGCACATAGATTGTATTCCGGACTTCAAGGTGGTTCTGACATTCGAGGTGGGTTGGTTTCTGATTTCAAGAATAGTACGAGAAATCTCAATTCTTACATAGGTGACAGGGATGAAAAATTCCTTGTATTGAAGATGCTGGAGAGGAAAAAAAATATCCCAAGTTTTTCTTTCGATTTTAGAGTTGTTGAGAAAAAATTGAACACGATTTTTTGGGCTGACAAAACTGCAAAGTACAACTACAATGCTTTTGGAGACGTTGTTTCTCTGGATGCCACATTCAGCATGAATAAGTATTATTAA
- the LOC122194641 gene encoding receptor-like protein 7, whose protein sequence is MSGTLPPCFGALSNSLLSLDLRQNNFHGMMMDLFVHGSQLKNIDLSENPFMGQIPRSLTNCTNLEVLSLGDNTFDDVFPFWLGTLAKLQVLILRSNKFYGPIQASTTICSQFPKLRIIDLSHNGFCGQLHGNYFQNCNAMTSVYDGESSVMKSDMSFKYYNSSMPYTMTIIHKGVKTEYKKILTIYMDIDLSCNHFEGEIPLSLKDLIGLEALNLSNNHFTGRVLASFGYLKNLESLDLSRNELSGEIPQLLAQLNFLSIFNVSFNHLDGHIPQGQQFDTFENNSYEGNPGLCGKPLSKECEGLKLSRFPPTSNASESLSSRAKELIGSLFFVELEVGWLLELLLGTFCIQGIVICSQRGKTDG, encoded by the coding sequence ATGAGTGGCACTCTTCCTCCATGTTTCGGTGCCTTAAGCAATTCATTGTTGAGTTTAGATCTAAGGCAAAATAACTTTCATGGCATGATGATGGATTTGTTTGTGCATGGCAGCCAGCTAAAAAATATTGATTTGAGCGAAAACCCATTTATGGGTCAGATTCCAAGATCATTGACAAATTGTACTAATTTAGAAGTTCTTTCTCTTGGAGATAACACTTTTGATGATGTCTTTCCTTTTTGGCTGGGAACTCTTGCCAAGCTGCAAGTTCTCATTTTAAGATCCAACAAATTTTATGGTCCAATTCAAGCTTCAACGACAATTTGCTCACAATTCCCTAAGTTGCGGATCATAGACCTCTCTCACAATGGTTTTTGTGGCCAATTGCATGGAAATTACTTCCAAAATTGCAATGCCATGACATCGGTTTATGATGGTGAATCATCTGTTATGAAATCAGATATGTCCTTCAAATACTACAATTCAAGTATGCCATACACGATGACAATAATACACAAAGGTGTCAAAACggaatacaaaaagattttaacCATATATATGGATATTGATCTCTCTTGTAACCATTTTGAAGGAGAAATCCCGCTATCACTCAAAGATCTCATAGGGCTTGAAGCACTCAATCTTTCCAACAACCATTTTACCGGACGTGTCTTGGCATCGTTTGGTTACCTAAAGAATCTTGAATCTTTGGATCTCTCTAGAAACGAGCTATCTGGAGAAATCCCTCAACTGTTGGCGCAACTCAACTTCCTTTCTATTTTCAACGTGTCATTCAACCATCTTGATGGGCACATTCCTCAAGGGCAACAATTTGATACATTTGAGAACAACTCCTATGAGGGGAATCCTGGGTTATGTGGGAAACCTTTATCGAAGGAATGTGAGGGTTTAAAGTTGTCAAGATTTCCACCAACAAGCAATGCGTCCGAGTCTCTCTCCTCCCGAGCGAAAGAATTGATTGGATCATTATTTTTTGTGGAATTGGAAGTGGGTTGGTTGTTGGAGCTGTTATTGGGAACTTTTTGTATACAAGGTATAGTGATTTGTTCACAAAGAGGAAAGACAGATGGGTAA